Proteins co-encoded in one Rattus rattus isolate New Zealand chromosome 5, Rrattus_CSIRO_v1, whole genome shotgun sequence genomic window:
- the LOC116900110 gene encoding interleukin-36 gamma-like, with product MSSKYPHSPCTASAGKENPDLGQVSDVDQQVWIFRDQALVTVPRSHTVTPVTVTVLPCKYPESLEQGKGTPIYLGIQNPDKCLFCKEVNGHPTLLLKEEKILNLYHHPEPMKPFLFYHTLTGATSTFESVVFPGSFIASSKIGKPIFLTSKKGEHYNIHFSLDII from the exons ATGTCCTCTAAATACCCACATTCTCCATGTACTGCCTCAG caggaaaagaaaatcctgacCTTGGGCAGGTTTCTGATGTGGACCAGCAGGTGTGGATCTTTCGCGATCAGGCCCTTGTGACAGTTCCACGAAGCCACACTGTAACTCCAG TCACTGTGACTGTCCTCCCATGCAAGTACCCAGAGTCTCTTGAGCAGGGCAAAGGGACTCCCATTTATTTGGGAATTCAAAATCCAGATAAATGCCTGTTTTGTAAGGAAGTTAATGGACACCCCACTTTGCTCCTGAAG GAAGAGAAGATTTTGAATTTGTACCACCATCCTGAGCCAATGAAGCCATTCCTGTTTTACCACACCCTGACAGGTGCAACGTCCACCTTTGAATCAGTGGTTTTCCCTGGCAGCTTTATTGCCTCCTCCAAGATTGGCAAACCCATCTTCCTCACATCAAAAAAGGGAGAACATTACAACATTCACTTCAGTTTAGATATAATTTAG